The Anaerotignum propionicum DSM 1682 sequence TACCGAAACCGGAAATTGCAACTGTTTTGCCCTTCATTGTATCGCCCAAGTGAGTCAATACTTCATTTACATAGTAAGTAGCACCAAAGCCTGTAGCTTCAGGTCTAATCAAAGAACCACCGAATTCCATGTTCTTACCTGTGAGAACGCCGTTTTCCCAAACGCCTTTGATTCTCTTATACTGACCGTAAAGGAAACCGATTTCTCTACCGCCAACACCGATATCGCCAGCAGGAACGTCAACGTCAGGTCCAATATGTCTGTAAAGTTCTGTCATGAAAGCCTGGCAGAATCTCATGATTTCCATGTCGCTCTTACCTCTAGGATCGAAGTCGGAACCACCTTTACCGCCACCGATAGGCAAACCTGTCAAGCTGTTTTTGAAGATCTGTTCAAAACCAAGGAACTTGATGATACCAATGTATACGGAAGGATGGAAACGAAGACCGCCCTTGTAAGGACCAATTGCACTATTAAACTGTACTCTGAAACCACGGTTAACCTGCACTTTGCCAGCGTCATCAACCCATGTTACTCTAAAAGAAATAGCTCTTTCAGGCTCTACGATTCTTTCCAACAAACCTGTTTTTTCATATTCAGGATGTGTTTCTACTACTTTCTCAATAGAGTGAAATACTTCTTCTACTGTCTGGATGAATTCGGGCTCACCAGCATTACGTTTTTTAACCTGTTCGATTACACTTGCCATATAAGCGTTCATAACTCATTGCCTCCTACATTTGTCTTTTCTTTAACTTTGTTTTATCGCTAAGACCTAAAAAAACACTTCGCCATTGAAGCATCTTTCCATAAAAAACTTGGCAATTTCTTCTTTTATTTTAACAACAAAGCATCCATTACCTTGTTTTACGTTGATATTATAACATACTTTTTTCTTTTGTGTAGGACTTTTTTGAAGTTTTATCTTTATTTTTACACAAATTTTATGCCCTAGAATTATGCAAAAAAACGTTTAATATTTATTTTGATATAATTCGCCTTTTCTGACATAAAAATACACAAAAAACGTTTAAATTTAATGAAATTTATATGCATATTATACTACCCCTGTTTTTTTAAGAAAACAATGCCTTTCTCTTACTAACATATCATCCCTGTTGTTTGAGAAGCGCTTTATTTTTTTCCCCTCTTCTGTTATCATTTCCACAAAAAAGTGCAATTATAAGAAAAAATCTTATAATTGCACAACTTTTTATTTTTTATTGAAAAAACCCATTTTTCCTTTGCTTTCTTCGCCCATTGTATCGGCCATAAACTCAATATACCTTCCTGTGCCAATTGCAACACAGCTAACCGCATCCTCAGCTACCATAGCATTAATGCCGGTCTTACTTTGAATCAGTTTATCCAAGCCGTATAATAAGCTACCGCCCCCGGTCATAACAATTCCCCGTTCGAAAATATCAGCTGCCAATTCAGGTGGTGTGCGCTCCAAAACGCCATGTACCGCATCAGAAATTGCCAATGCAGATTCCAGCAACGCTTCCATCATCTCATCTGAGGTAACCGTTATATTTTTGGGTAAACCTGTAATTAAATTTCGTCCTCTCACATCCATGCTTACAGGCATAGAACGTTCAAAGACTGTACCTATCTCAATTTTTAAATCTTCCGCTGTTCTTTCACCAATCAATACGTTATGTTTTTTCCTCATATAACGAATGATTGCATCATCAAAATTATCACCAGCAATCTTCAAGGAGTAGCTTACTACTGCCCCGCCTAAAGAAATTACAGCAATATCTGTTGTTCCACCGCCAATATCTACCACCATACTTCCGCATGCTCTGGAAATATCGATGCCAGAACCAATGGCTGCGGCAATGGGTTCTTCAATAATATGAACCCTTCTCGCCCCCGCCTGTCTTGTTGCATCCTCAACTGCACGTTTTTCTACCTCGGTTGCACTGCTTGGTACGCATACTGCGATGGTCGGTTTTACAAAAGAACGTTTTCCCAAGGCTTTTTCTATAAAATATTGCAACATTTTTTCCGTTACATCAAAATTAGATATAACGCCTTCTCTTAAAGGACGAATCGCAACTATATTACCCGGAGTTCTCCCCAGCATTCGTCTCGCTTCTTCCCCAACCGCTAAAATGCTGTTGGAATCTTTATCAATGGCAACCACTGAAGGTTCACGAATTACAATTCCCTGACCCTTGATATATACCAGCACGCTGGCTGTACCCAAGTCTATCCCTATGTTATCGCCAAAACTCATAAAATTGAACATGATGACGCTCCTTTGTCCCTCTAAACTCTCTGTATTCTTACAGTATACTGGAAACATACTGTTCTGAAAAGATGTATTTTTACAAAAAAACCATTATTTTACCTTTTCTCTAAATTTTCTCATCCAATACTGAAATCCCTTCTTTTAGCTGGGTATCTTCAGCCACAGGTATTTCCTTCGCATCTTCATACCCCTCAGGCAGTTCAACTACCTTATCCGGCGTAATTCCTGTACCGTGGATAGAAGTTCCGTTAGGTGTAAAATATTTTTGAATGGTAATGTTTAGTCCTGAACCATCAGGCAAGGTAAATAACCGTTGCACTAAGCCTTTGCCAAAGGTTTGTGTTCCAACCAATGTGGCAGCTCCCATATCCTTTGCTGCCCCCGCAAAAATTTCCGATGCGCTGGCACTGTTGCCATTTACCAA is a genomic window containing:
- the gdhA gene encoding NADP-specific glutamate dehydrogenase is translated as MNAYMASVIEQVKKRNAGEPEFIQTVEEVFHSIEKVVETHPEYEKTGLLERIVEPERAISFRVTWVDDAGKVQVNRGFRVQFNSAIGPYKGGLRFHPSVYIGIIKFLGFEQIFKNSLTGLPIGGGKGGSDFDPRGKSDMEIMRFCQAFMTELYRHIGPDVDVPAGDIGVGGREIGFLYGQYKRIKGVWENGVLTGKNMEFGGSLIRPEATGFGATYYVNEVLTHLGDTMKGKTVAISGFGNVAWGVCQKVAELGGKVVTISGPDGYVYDPDGVVTPEKIDFLVEMRVSGRDRAQDYADKFGCKFVAKTKPWEVKVDICMPCATQNEINMDEAQKIIDNGTKYYIEVANMPTTNEALTYIQSKGLVVGPSKAVNAGGVAVSALEMAQNSMRYNWSAEEVDEKLKGIMKNIHAVSVEAAEEYGLGYDLVAGANIAGFKKVAAAMMAQGLV
- the mreB gene encoding rod shape-determining protein MreB, coding for MFNFMSFGDNIGIDLGTASVLVYIKGQGIVIREPSVVAIDKDSNSILAVGEEARRMLGRTPGNIVAIRPLREGVISNFDVTEKMLQYFIEKALGKRSFVKPTIAVCVPSSATEVEKRAVEDATRQAGARRVHIIEEPIAAAIGSGIDISRACGSMVVDIGGGTTDIAVISLGGAVVSYSLKIAGDNFDDAIIRYMRKKHNVLIGERTAEDLKIEIGTVFERSMPVSMDVRGRNLITGLPKNITVTSDEMMEALLESALAISDAVHGVLERTPPELAADIFERGIVMTGGGSLLYGLDKLIQSKTGINAMVAEDAVSCVAIGTGRYIEFMADTMGEESKGKMGFFNKK